The following proteins are encoded in a genomic region of Takifugu rubripes chromosome 21, fTakRub1.2, whole genome shotgun sequence:
- the LOC115247556 gene encoding stromal cell-derived factor 2-like protein 1, translating to MEMGRAVRMLLNSVLVLLVLCSDCEARDSDLSYVTCGSLVKLLNTKHHVRLHSHDVKYGSGSGQQSVTGVDNADDANSYWQIRGKPERPCQRGVAIRCGQAIRITHMKTGRNLHTHHFSSPLSNNQEVSAFGENGEGDDLDVWTVQCDSDYWEREEAVRFKHVGTDVYLSVTGEQYNHPIRGQREIHGMRSANQHNWWRSMEGVFIQPSQDPVGHDEL from the exons gctggttctgctggttctgtgcTCGGACTGTGAGGCCAGAGACTCGGACCTCAGCTATGTTACCTGCGGTTCTCTGGTCAAGCTGCTCAACACCAAACACCACGTCCGGCTGCATTCCCACGATGTCAAATACGGCTCAG gcagcGGACAGCAGTCTGTAACGGGGGTGGACAACGCTGACGATGCCAACAGCTACTGGCAGATCCGTGGGAAGCCCGAGCGCCCGTGTCAGCGGGGCGTGGCCATCAGGTGTGGTCAGGCCATCCGCATCACACACATGAAGACCGGCCggaacctccacacacaccacttcAGCTCGCCGCTGTCCAACAACCAG GAGGTCAGCGCCTTCGGAGAGAACGGCGAGGGTGACGACCTGGACGTTTGGACCGTCCAGTGCGACAGCGACTACTGGGAGCGCGAGGAGGCCGTGCGCTTCAAACACGTGGGCACGGACGTCTACCTGAGCGTGACGGGCGAGCAGTACAACCACCCCATCCGGGGCCAGCGGGAGATTCACGGCATGAGGTCGGCCAACCAGCACAACTGGTGGCGGTCCATGGAGGGCGTGTTTATCCAGCCCAGCCAGGATCCAGTGGGCCACGACGAGCTCTGA